TAGAGATTGGTTTGGATTGATCATGTGTGAAATTCTGGATGTAAAACTCTAGATATAAATTCAATGatatattctaaaaaaaatcaatgatccatcggttttatttatttttgacgAGAAAATCATATATCATCTTATAATTGCAATTGTTGCAGTAAGAAATCGTCTTAGACTTCTTGCACATTTTGCACAGAAGAATAAACACAAAAGAGTGAACGTCAGACTGATCCAATGGaagactctccaatgcctaagttagatctatCTGTAAACAGTGATtctaataaaaaatggaaaggtCTCCATCCCTCTATTAGGGGGCTTACCGAGGTCTTTATAGTTGTGGAATGGTGGCCATAGAGAATCCCAATTAAGCAAGTCCCAGTTAGGAGTCATAAAATAATAGAGGTTATACTTGGAGAGTAAATCGAAGAGATATCCCAATTATAGGAGCTCACTACATTCCACGTTCTCTGAGAGATCTCCTTCCTTCTAAGAAGGATTTGGAGTCCTTATAGGTATCCTTTCTTGATTAGGATGGATTTGATCTTTGCTTGGAGATTACGTGTTGGATTAGGAACGCTTATCCTTGTAGTGAGCGTGTTATGTTTGTGGGATGTCACAAACATCGAGTACCCATTAACCCTGAATCGGTAGCTCGGTTACCGACCCACCTCTGTTGAGTGCCTAATGGCTGGCCACTTCTCAAGCCTATGGGTGTGGTTATAATTCGATCATTGGGATGTAGCTTAGATATTGTCCTGCCTTGACCTCCAATCGTAGTTCATATATGGCTCAGCCATTCACGTGTGTCAACCCTCATACGTGGATGCAATTTAGCCGCTTGATAATTAGTCCAATCATGGGTGAATCGATCGCACCACATCTGATCTAGATAGCAGGCATTGATCGGAAATGTAGCTTAGCCACACCCAGGCCGATCAACTTGCATCAAGCCAAAGCCTACTGGGCTTGATCTCGCTTCATTCCATTGGATCCATGTGGTGTGCTACCATTGTTGAGTATTTTTccgttggtgtacgatgtcttgtattccgtcgcagtttaatccagggagtactggtgcagcgcctcgacaggcaaGACGGTGGTCCCGCTATCCGGTTAGCAGGCCGTGGGatttgcaagggggcaggaggccccctgctatgcagggggtgtagccccccactcgaattttttatttgagggcaattgtgtactttccagattagggtttttcgctatatatttgtagcgagagtttctttctctgtaatgcaagcaatactgagcggtgtgaggacgagcgctgtaaccctattctccattgatagtgaagcaggatctcatctcaccggagacgtaggcaaccttgatgaacctcgtaaaatccgtgtgcattgtttgttctgttttcccattatcttttgcatcgttttaggattgcgtttctacattTTTCACCATAATAACAATATATCCTCACATGCATCTCCATCCCTTTGGTGGTCCACTCAGCACTTGGTcatctttaaaaattttttgaTGTTTTATTCTGCAACTTGGCAAACACAATTGATCTAAACTTGACATGCAAGTGGAGAAACATCGAGGCCTACATAGTTACAACATTAAAACCCATACGAGTTTGCCACTTAAATTTTCAATATGAGACAAAAAAATGAGTGAACTTTCTTACTTTTTCCTAGCATCCCTTGTAGTAAAAGGTTAGCTTTTTAGTTGCAAATTAGAAACTTATGAAAATGGATGTAGAAAGCGATACATATAAATAAGGCTAAGCAGCCCAAACAAGTTAACAATGATttctaacccccccccccccccccNNNNNNNNNNNNNNNNNNNNccctccctccctcccccccccctccctccctctccctcaAAGGTATCCGTCTAGCTTTATGATTTGGACTTCATAggtgacaaaattttgttgatagtgaaaattttcaaagtcAGAAAGGCAGAATGCATTTATTGACCATTTGTGATCTACAGATTCTACACTTTCATAtaagaaattttcttattatagggtgtcaaataatttataacctTTTAAGCATGACAAAAATAGTTAAACTTTATTTGTGGTTGAGAGTAATTTGCAGAAAGGATCTTTGATACCACGACGAGATTGGCAGCTTCAGTGTAATGAGTTCCATCCCAGCTAATATACCGCGATCCTTCGTTGCAAATGTTGTAACCAGTTCTGCCGCAGGTCACATTAGGGTTGAAATTGTAAGGTGGACCACCATAACCACAACACGCCATTAATGGATTCTCAAAACCTGTTAATATATAGTTGAAAGACCACTTGTTACCTCTAGAACTATAATATGTACTAGTACTATATATGATTTAGGAAATGAATATGATTAAGGTGGTAGTGTAACTAACCATACTTAGTAGAATTTGCGAAGAGGTCATACTTGATGGCATATATGTCTACATAAACAATGGTGACATTCTTCATTTGGGTTCTTAGCTCTGTACAAAGGGCACTCAGCCCTTCATTAAACTGTTTTGCAGCATCGTTTAGTTGCTTGAGGCACCCATACTCATCAACTTCGGCGGCCGTTTTGGCGGCCATTGTCGAAAGCTTCTGAGGCAAACAACCAAGAGGGCCTGTGCTGTGTATCCAAATGTTCTTGCCTCCACTCTTATATATGTTCTATTTAAGATTTAGCAATGAAAGAGGAATTAGATTTTAATGAAAGGggatcaaagaagaaaatctaaAGGGATTGGAAAAGCTGATTGATATTTCCATGCTGAGAGGCAAAGGTTTGATACGATGATTTTTAAAACAGCACTTTACCATTATAAAACACAAGGAAAAACTTCGGATCAATTTCCGTCATCCATGataaagagagaatctcttcattcaTGGGTTCTTTTTTATGCTTAAACGGGTTTCTGGGATAGTGGGAAGGGTAGTCTATTCATAAATAGGGGAGGGGAGGTCATTGTCGCATCTCAATGGTGGGATTCCTTTTGCATATAATGAAGCTGAAAGACTTTCACAAGGTTCTATGAACAAGCAGCATAGAGAGTGTATCCGTGCGAAGAAATGGTTTCGTGCAATTGGTTCAGAGAACTTTCTTTCAAATGTTTAATACATGATTGACCATGGCCATATGATTGAGAACAAAGAAATGGGGCAGGAGGATTGATATTTTCCCTCTATCTGACTGTCAGAATGGTAGGTTGGTAGGAATGGACCACACACATGGAAGAAAAACCATGGATGGTAGAGAGGATCTATATATGACAGTTCTCCAATGGTGATATGTAAACGTGTGAGTGGAAATGAAAATGAACTCACCCAGACCGCAACCTTGATCTCTGCTAGGAAAGAAGGGATTTTTTGGATGACTTGTTCATAGGAAAGGTCAGTGAATGCACCAGCGAGATCATTCTGTCCGATATCAAACATGTAAAGTGCATTCTGGAAGCCTTCTTCATCGACCAAATCCTTCCAACcttcaaaaaattaaattttcaatTCCCCGTATTATAATACTACTATTCCATGAGGATTTAGGACACCATTGCTCATTTGCTCCTTATTGGCTTGCTCTTAATTATAGAATTTTAGAAAGACTAGCTCTTATCTTAAAGGGTATCAATTGATAAAACATAACCAACAAAAGGAAAACTTATTGTAAttaaggtgaaaaaaaaaaactagtattatttattattgttatttttaatCTACATGATtacttagaagaaaaaaatgtaaaacaatAAGGGCTCTTGTGAATGCATTATTTTCAaatcattaaattttttttttttaagttaacttaaagaatttttgaaaataagataaggaataatcaaaagaaagtaaattacaatttcttagttcaccactttggttacaacaagatgcACTCTTAGAAAACTAAAGATCTTAACTTACCTTGTGCTGTGAATTGAAGGGAAAGACTTTGGAAGCGAAGGAACTGAAGAACCTGAATGTCCAAAGAGAAAGGTACGAATTCTGGTAGAGTAGCCGATCCACTTATTGCGAAATTTGCTCCATTTGTGAAATTTGGGCCCACTGACTCCAAATATGGGGTCATATAACTTCTGTTCAAACTTTCACCTAttatgaaatggaaaaaattgTCCAATTACATAgtcaaaagtgaaaaaaaatgacaaaacaataACCCTAAACAAAGTGATGACTCTAACCAAGTTCTGATTTTCTAACTGCTTTGTCTACACCCCTACCTCCTTAATCACTAGTTGGTCATTTAAAGGCCTTAATTGTTGATTTGAGTTAATGAAGCCCACTCTACATTGTCTCATCTGCCGACCTTGATTCTTTACTtgactctttttattttggagTTATTTCTAATATTTAgatttggagaaagttttcctccttCGTGGGAGAATGAAACGTCATGAAATCTACAATCATTATTACTCCCCCTATAAGATGAATTCCGAAAATGCCTCCTTGCTTTTTTATTCTCATCCCATGGCAATGATCACTTATGGTGAAGGAATATTTCTTTCATGACTATGCATGGTGTCACAACCTATGTAATTACAGAAGCCATTAGTCATAGCCATGACTCATGAAAAAACAACAATTTATAAAGAAGTTGGGAAAAGATTGCTATGCTGCCATTGTATacataattttccttttttctctaaaaatCTGAATCTTATATGGATGGTATCTTTTTCAGAACAACTATTGATTTGACATGCAAATTCCTCCCCACAATAATAGCATGGCGAACCCTCCCCCTTTAAAGTATGGGAACTCCATATCGACTCAATTCTAGATAAAAAAACCAAATCCATAGTGTCATCAGATCAAAATCTGTTGATcgtgaccgataccaatacagCCAATCCGAATCGATTCCTAAAACCGTGCTCCTTGCCTCCTACACGAGTAGTGTGGGAATATtgaagagtagagagagagagagagagagatgtgtaaGGTTATCACAACTCACAGAGTAAATCAATGACGAGGCGACCATCAGATAATCTGCCGGAGGATTGACGGAAGAAAGTACGGCCATTGGGAAGGCCAATGGGAAGGCCGAGAGCAGCGGCGATCCCGCCAGTGTCTGAGTTGGAGTCGCCGAAGTTGAAGATTACTGGCTTCCTGCTACATTCATCACAAAAGCTGGGAGGGACCAAGctcactactactactactaatgTTATAGATACCTGATATATCAGGACCTGAACAAGAGAAGAAGCAGCTCGTCCGTCAcccatattcttcttcttcttcttctccctctaaGTAAACCTTAAAAGGCCCCCTTATCATTAACTGCCATTAACTTTTTGTTTTTGCGGTAGCTAACCGCAATTATAATGACAGCAAAGAGAGGAAGACAGCTCATTAACGAGGGAAGAATTGTTAAGAAAGCAAGaagaaggaggcaagaaaaaggaagagacaaAGATAGTCTTCAAGATCACGAATCCCATTTTATGAACTTAGCTAGATTCCCAGAACATGTGGACCAGTGGTTCACATGATGACCCATACTTGGTTTTGGAGATTTTGGATGGATATTTACATATTCGATCCATGATCCTAAATTCCTATTCCAACCCCCTCAACTGTCGGTGGCAACAGCCATGTTCTAATTATTCCTAAATCAGAGATTCAAAACCCCACTTGCTTTTCTGTTTCCTGAGGAATTATATTATAGGAAAGTAGAGAAAATACTTACCAtgaaagtccaaattcaagctTTTTGTTTCTTAGTATCATGGGCTATTAACTGCATATCTCCCAGGTCCCAATCGCAATCTCTTTTCGAAAGGTGATGCGAACATGTTTACAAGAATTCAGATCCACAGGCTAATGCCACTGGCCCACAGCGGCCGGTAGATCATCAGCATCAATGTGCAGCTGATCTGATGTCCCTCCTGAACCTCTTTCCTGTCGGAAACTCTTACTTGATTCTCGTGGATGGGTTGTCCATATCTCTTTGTTGCACGAAAGGATCTTATCCTACTACGTGTGGATATGTTTGATGGATGCTGTGGCTTCTATGATCATTAGCTCAATATCATACAACCCCTTACAAATCTCTTTCAACCAGACATTTCTGTAAGGTTGATATGGCACTAGAGATAATAACTGAGTAGAGaagtaaataaagaaagagaaacaaggATAGACCAAGACCCGGGAATTGCAGATGACCATGAAAATTTTGGAACTGGGCATAAGATGCCTCCGCCAATTCTCATCCAGATCAGATCGGATTCAGCAGGGAATCAATTGAAATTGACCAAAACCTTAGAAAAtagaattgaaaagaaaaaacaaagattgGCATcgatttttaaaaattttcgaCGTTTTTTATTCAAAAGTCCTATAAATCTAGCTACAAGAAGTGAGCTTGATAGATTTCCTGCAATTTTACTGACTAGAAGGAGGGGCAAATGGTTAAAAAGATGAAGATCAAAGAGTATTCTTGGCCGATTCCAAAATATACTATGGAAATCTACATTAATCGAAATCAGGGTCAGCCGATTTTACCAATTCCACCAATTCCAATCTGATTCTTCAAACCATGTTACATATCAATAAACATATCCTAAAACAATTTTAAGAAAACGAAGACAGCCAAGAACATATGAACAAACCTAGAGAAGGAAATAAGTAAAGTGAATTACACCCAAGTTTCAAGTAAGCAGAATTGGCAACTGGATAGGCCATAGTCAGATTCAGATTCAGCCAAAATCTGCATGAACCCTAGAAATCCAGCATAGATTGGCCGATTCAGATAGGCAGAAATCAGGATTAGGCTCTAGGTATTCGATCATCCTTCAACTATAACCATATATTAATCTCACCATCAAAGGAAACTGGTAAAGCTTTGGATAGAAACTTTCATTGGAAAACTACAAGGGTTACAATAGTAATACAATGcccatttgaattttgaaatgacCCATAAAAGGATCAACTTCATATCCATAGCCACAAAAGTTCAACTCAGAAAACTACAACTGAATTTACCATCCAAGAAATTCAATTTCTCTGCCTTGGCAACAGCATCTAAAGGAAGGGGAATAAAACTCCGGGACGGGCCATAGAAATGTGGGAAGAAATTAGAACCATCATCTGCAGATTCATAAATTAGGCCATCTCCAAGCTGAAACAGGATAAAAACCAACAGTTTACAAGGCAAAGCAAGCGTTAAAATgaattatcaaagaaaaaaaaaaactatctttGAGATAATTTACTAATGCAAAAAGTACTAGATATTATCTTTTGATTGGGATTCAGAAAATAACAGAAGAGGTGATAAATGGTGGAGATGGAAATAGAAGTAAAAGTCAGAAGAAAAATTTGACAAGTCTTTCTGAGTAATGTTCCTCACAAAttcagtttttattcttttacctTCTTACAGTCAATCTGCAGCAAGTAGAGGTCTGAAATGCCAATGAAAAAGTTCTGCAGAGTCATCTGCACCTGCAAAGTAGAAACCATATCCATCAATCCATCGAATGGCTAACTTGAAATTCCTTTTCTCTAAAACCCTCCCTCACAGCTGAACTAATTTTCCGCAAAAGGCTACTCTCAGCAACCTCGGCTCAGCGAACACCTGAATCGAAGATTTTCAATCcgaaaaatattttcttggaaGAATTGAGGCGACCAAACAGCAATTCGGTTATGTGCTCAAAAGAGAcggaaaaatcaaaataaaaaaggccGAAGCAACCTAAGATTGCAGGAATTTCTCGAAGAACGAAAATTCCAACATTGATCCGAATTGAACGAAGAAAGAAATTGGAAAGTTGAGAAGCAAATCAAATCCAGTGGTTTAATAACAGTAAGGTATCAAAGGGATAGACTGGATAGTCATGAGAAGAATAAGACCTGATCGAGCTTGCTAAGATGAATACAACCAGTAGTTCTATCAAGTTCCCCACCGAAGATGCAACCGTTAGTCTGAAACATCTCCCATTCCTTAGCCGTACTAATCCGATACACGTATCCTTGGTCTTGGGTTTCGCCTGCTTCTTCTACTCCTCCAGCCATTCCTTTTCCTCTGAGTCCACTGCTCCAGCCTTCCAATCCACCCAACTGCCCAAGATAACGGGTGATCTCGACACTTCTTCACAACTTATTCGAGGCAAGTTGCACCCTCGAACCCAAGTATTTTAAACTCGGAATCGGGTCAAATCGGCCCTTCAGATTTGAAACCCAGTGACTCTGAGTGTTGAAAAGCGAAAACCTTAGACTCCTATTCTCAAATGGgagaattaaaaagaaagaaaatgaaattttcacacttaaaaagagaaatgtttgtaatcattatcacTTGTGAGTATATCATCAACTTTGAACATTCTACATtaagttattaaatttcattttcctttgtatccaaaaccctttacaatataatatgtaaaacaaaaattacatataaaattttcattactaaatatggttaaaaaattttagtttatacaatcacatgaaatcacatggggtaataattacaaaagttttcttcttaagtttgaaaatttgactttccttccctttaaatttctcttgcaaccaaacagagtcTTAGTATTCAATCAAAATGGGAACCaattcatttctcatttttaaaATAGTGCCCAAACCCTGAGGGGAAAAAATCTAACATTGAGAGAATCAGCCAATCAGATGTTTaaaatttgttatttatttatttcatattaataaaatattttatgcatAGTCATGTATGTGTACAATCTTGCCTTCACTCGTTGGATGGAAGAGAGAGGGGGTGTTTAAATAAGCGGTGTGACCTTTGCCTTATTGCATGTTTTTTgaattaatttaaataaatagaaaaaatatttgtgagGGACGTTGAGCACCTCACATGagaactctcttttttttaataaaattttcccAAGATCTATTGCTACTTAATTTGCAATGCTCTTGTGAAGAATTATACAATTATTGAAAGTGCAATGCTCTTGTGAAGAATTATACAATTATTGAAAGTGCAATGCTCTTGTGAAGAATCATATAATTATTGAAAGGGACAGCTTTTTGTCTTAGAACAACCTTTACGCTGTAGAGGGAGTGCATAATGACTACCATGCCCCTCCCAAAAGAAGCATAGGGCTCTCGAACAGATAACACTTGCCTATACTGAAAAacgtttttctctctctttctctccctgtAAGGCATGAGAGATACCCTTCTACCAAAACaacccaaaaacataaaaagcGCATGGGAGATTCCCCAAAGTTATGTCATGTGAAACCTTCTCTCATTTATTACCGACTCACCATTGGTAACGCATGGGAAATTCCCCCAAACAGCATGGCAAAGACAAAAATTGGAGAATATGCTATATATTAGAGGATAAATAGGTGTACCAAACAAGAAGGAATCATGGTTGTCCACTTCACtgtcatgaaaaaaaaaaaattcctgtttcaaacatttgataaagttaAGAGACCTAACCTACCATTAGCAAAAGGGTCCGCATTTGcaccaaaaaaccaaaacaaaagggCTGGCAATACACAAGACCCTCCCCAAATAGAAGAATTCTCACTCTCACAACTTTGTAATCTTAACTGCGAAAACCTCTATTCCCTACCCAATGTCTTACAATGATGTCCATTCTCTTTTTCGTTTataaatgatatttttcttttcaaaaaaaaaaaaaaaaaaccaaatattctcttgTTTCGGACGCCCCCATGGTCATCATCATTTCAGCCATAAGAAGATACCGGGTAGCAAGTCTATAAGGACCTCAGGTTGTCATAGCAAGGCTCTTTTCACTTACTATTTCTTTTTTACAGGATGTGataggaacaattttttttttcaatgaactGAGATGGGTGAAAATTGGTTAAACATTTGAGTTATTCGTTCATAAAGAATTCATTTTTTCAGGTATATTAGGTTCTTATAGCCATTAATAAAAACCATATTAAGCTCTTAAGGGGGGCAAATTTTACTTTCGTAAGGTCATACATTTCCGAGGCAAATTCAAATAGAAGCACCAGCTCTCCTGCCTTCCCCTTTGCCATTCTTCAATAATGTACTTCAACCTGCCAAACTGTTCCTGCTTCAAAACACCTGCGTCTCTCACAAGATGAAATCTCGGTCAAAGTATGCTAACTAACAAGCACCAGAAAACCATGTTGGTTGCCACAGCAGTAATGTTAAAGTCCTGATAACCTATGATGATTCTTTCACATTGGCAGCCCCACGATCTGGGACTCCATTTCTGCCACAATAACCAAAGAGACCACCATCAAACAGCAGTAAGAGAACCACTGCAAAAAAATCTGTAGCACACCTTACAGTTCAGTAGCTGGCTGGTAACTTGGCTCACCTAACATCACAGGATACCAGATCCAGTGCTATCACCTATTGGGAGCTGAATTGCAGGCTCAATTCCCAAGATTGTGCCACCTTGAGTTGCTCCAGGGGACATGGGGGACAACCTCGATTCTTCGGGGCCAGCATCATATTCCGGTTCCTTAGAACCAAGGTCACGATTCTGTCCACGTGACCTCTCATATCTTTCATAGCTACGGCTCCGGCTCCGGCTTCGGCTTCGGCTGAGGCTCCTGCTCCAgctcctgctcctgctcctgctcctgctcctgctcctgctACGGGACCAACTTCGGCTTGGGCTACGACTCCTGCCATAACTTCTACGAAACTTATCTGATCTTCTGTTATCATATCGCCCCCTCCCATTAACACTGTCGTAACGATCACGTGGTCCCTGTTCATGCCTTCCCCAACCAACTGGACCACTACCAGGACCACCAAATCCCCGCCCCCGGTTTCCCCTTCCACCAAAAAAGTCATTCCTCCCACCACGGGCACTGAAGCCACCATCCCTCGATCCACCACGACCACCAGAATCCCAACGTCCACCACCAGAATCAAAACGCCCACCACCGGAATCAAAACGCCCACCACCAGAATCCCGACGACCCATCCCACCCCGCCCCTTTCCCATAATGGGCCCACCACGTACAGCCATCTCTTGCAGTTCAGGTGGAACTCGCTGGTTGGCACCCTCCAAAACCTTTACCAGATCAGCTGCATACTTCCAATCCTGATCAGAGAAGAAGGTGTATGATACCCCTGTTGCACCAGCCCTCCCAGTTCTTCCAATGCGGTGAACATAATCTCCTATTCCCGTGGGGAAATCATAGTTGATCACAACCCTTGAACACAACCACCAAAAATTCGTTAAATGAGATGATAATACAAAATGGTGTCCAAAACCCAACAGGAATCATATGAATCAATCTCTAAACTtccaacaaaattttggattaaagagggaaaaaaaaaataggtatCATCGAAAATAATAACCAAAGAACTAAACAGGGATCATCGAACCTGATGTCCTTAATGTCAAGACCTCGAGCAGCCACATCTGTGGCAACCAATATTGGCGATTTCCCACTGCGGAACTGATTGAGAACCCAGTCCCTCTCACCCTGAGATTTGTCTCCATGAATTGCAGCAGCACCAAAATTGCGGCCAATACTGCGTGCAAGCTGGTCACACAACCTCTTCGTCGAGCAGAAGATGATTATCTTTGACCCACGTTCTTGGGACCTAAGAATCTGTTCTATGCGTCTCTGCTTCTCCATTTGCGGGACCACCTCAACATACTGCAGgttcaaaaacaaaattgaggTGAACACAAGGAATAATATAAGAACAAGGGAAAGGAAGGCAGAAATTTGTTTCTTGGGCTGGGGGAATGATTGAAGAATAACAGAACATGGCTCTGTGTTCTTCTGTAGGAGAGGGTATTATTAGTgcctttacttttcttttctttttttggagggggtgaTGAGGAGGGAAGTAGTTGCATAAATAGATACTCAACTAATCCTTGTCATACAAATGGGTCAGCTACACGAACCCTGTTACAAATATACCTATGCAAATAAGTAATTTCAGTTTGTTGTCCCTCCAAACCACTGCCTAATTTTCACATTAGCAAATCTGGAGAGAACATTCAATCAGGCCTTAATTTCGACTGCCAGATCTTCTGGACAGGATCAATGAAATCAAATGACAGGTCCAGGTGCATATTTCTTCTCTAGGTAGGTCATCCCACGATCCATCAGATGGGTACCTTGTAATCTCTTTCATGATTGGAGCTATAAATTCAATCAACTATTTGACAAATATGAATAACATACCTGTGTGATGGCCTTGTTTGCTGCAAGCTCATCAACACTGCCAATATTCACTTGAACAGGATTAACAAGTAGATCTCCCGCAATTTTCCTGACCTCCTTGGGCCAGGTTGCAGTGTACATGAGAGTCTGCCGACGTGGGGGAATCTCATTCACAATCTTGCGGATTTGAGGTTCAAAACCCATATCAAGCATTCGATCTGCCTCATCAAGGACAAGGAGAGATACTTGACGAAAG
This Macadamia integrifolia cultivar HAES 741 chromosome 10, SCU_Mint_v3, whole genome shotgun sequence DNA region includes the following protein-coding sequences:
- the LOC122090792 gene encoding GDSL esterase/lipase At1g09390-like; the protein is MGDGRAASSLVQVLIYQVSITLVVVVVSLVPPSFCDECSRKPVIFNFGDSNSDTGGIAAALGLPIGLPNGRTFFRQSSGRLSDGRLVIDLLCESLNRSYMTPYLESVGPNFTNGANFAISGSATLPEFVPFSLDIQVLQFLRFQSLSLQFTAQGWKDLVDEEGFQNALYMFDIGQNDLAGAFTDLSYEQVIQKIPSFLAEIKVAVWNIYKSGGKNIWIHSTGPLGCLPQKLSTMAAKTAAEVDEYGCLKQLNDAAKQFNEGLSALCTELRTQMKNVTIVYVDIYAIKYDLFANSTKYGFENPLMACCGYGGPPYNFNPNVTCGRTGYNICNEGSRYISWDGTHYTEAANLVVVSKILSANYSQPQIKFNYFCHA
- the LOC122090793 gene encoding uncharacterized protein LOC122090793, encoding MAGGVEEAGETQDQGYVYRISTAKEWEMFQTNGCIFGGELDRTTGCIHLSKLDQVQMTLQNFFIGISDLYLLQIDCKKLGDGLIYESADDGSNFFPHFYGPSRSFIPLPLDAVAKAEKLNFLDGKFSCSFLS
- the LOC122091849 gene encoding DEAD-box ATP-dependent RNA helicase 40-like isoform X1, producing MCFSLSLSLSKSFKRVVEVGSALFLTFDTIVAISQQENRMDGVPPHNPNPGHPGGLNIVAGHVMPNLYNHAAGVQVFSNSATVRPPRMVGSSDVGNLSPAEVYCRQNEVTATGDNVPAPFMTFEATGFPPEILREIHLAGFSSPTPIQAQTWPIALQSRDIVAIAKTGSGKTLGYIIPAFIHLRQCRNNPQNGPTVLVLAPTRELATQIQDEVIKFGRSSRVSCTCLYGGAPKGPQLRELDRGADIVVATPGRLNDILEMKKIDFRQVSLLVLDEADRMLDMGFEPQIRKIVNEIPPRRQTLMYTATWPKEVRKIAGDLLVNPVQVNIGSVDELAANKAITQYVEVVPQMEKQRRIEQILRSQERGSKIIIFCSTKRLCDQLARSIGRNFGAAAIHGDKSQGERDWVLNQFRSGKSPILVATDVAARGLDIKDIRVVINYDFPTGIGDYVHRIGRTGRAGATGVSYTFFSDQDWKYAADLVKVLEGANQRVPPELQEMAVRGGPIMGKGRGGMGRRDSGGGRFDSGGGRFDSGGGRWDSGGRGGSRDGGFSARGGRNDFFGGRGNRGRGFGGPGSGPVGWGRHEQGPRDRYDSVNGRGRYDNRRSDKFRRSYGRSRSPSRSWSRSRSRSRSRSRSRSWSRSLSRSRSRSRSRSYERYERSRGQNRDLGSKEPEYDAGPEESRLSPMSPGATQGGTILGIEPAIQLPIGDSTGSGIL
- the LOC122091849 gene encoding DEAD-box ATP-dependent RNA helicase 40-like isoform X2; its protein translation is MTHDEGGVFLLLHSAAWSEMPLLLPQVASIHLAGFSSPTPIQAQTWPIALQSRDIVAIAKTGSGKTLGYIIPAFIHLRQCRNNPQNGPTVLVLAPTRELATQIQDEVIKFGRSSRVSCTCLYGGAPKGPQLRELDRGADIVVATPGRLNDILEMKKIDFRQVSLLVLDEADRMLDMGFEPQIRKIVNEIPPRRQTLMYTATWPKEVRKIAGDLLVNPVQVNIGSVDELAANKAITQYVEVVPQMEKQRRIEQILRSQERGSKIIIFCSTKRLCDQLARSIGRNFGAAAIHGDKSQGERDWVLNQFRSGKSPILVATDVAARGLDIKDIRVVINYDFPTGIGDYVHRIGRTGRAGATGVSYTFFSDQDWKYAADLVKVLEGANQRVPPELQEMAVRGGPIMGKGRGGMGRRDSGGGRFDSGGGRFDSGGGRWDSGGRGGSRDGGFSARGGRNDFFGGRGNRGRGFGGPGSGPVGWGRHEQGPRDRYDSVNGRGRYDNRRSDKFRRSYGRSRSPSRSWSRSRSRSRSRSRSRSWSRSLSRSRSRSRSRSYERYERSRGQNRDLGSKEPEYDAGPEESRLSPMSPGATQGGTILGIEPAIQLPIGDSTGSGIL